The following coding sequences are from one Capsicum annuum cultivar UCD-10X-F1 chromosome 3, UCD10Xv1.1, whole genome shotgun sequence window:
- the LOC107862583 gene encoding ferric reduction oxidase 8, mitochondrial, whose amino-acid sequence MTKISPLLLKLLLFLIFAGWVSLWLLKPTQLWTKSWKLAEKKTANSFLTQSGLNLAVYTFPVIAIAIVGFVYLELKKKEPTSRKGRSSLSVLSNPLVVNKYIGILSGFEILVVSLFVIFLAWTFYARISNDFKKMVPMKSFTLSVWQYKLFRVATRCGLLAEACLALLLFPILRGMSIFQLLGIQFESSVRYHVCLGTAMILFATLHGGGTLLIWGIKHSIGDEMWKWQKTGRIYLAGEITLLTGLVIWITSLPQIRRKRFEIFYYTHHLYIVFLIFFLFHAGDRHFYMVFPGVFLFCLDKILRMIQSRPETYVLSARIFPSRVIELTLPKDPRLKYTPTSVIFLKIPMISSFQWHPFSITSSSNVDQHTMSILIKAEGWWTSTLCNMLHSKPDSEAGQMRFIQVATEGPYGPSSIDFLRYDSLLLVAGGIGVTPFLSILQEIASTRSNKNVLPLKIQLVYTIKDSQGICLLDPVLPHVFNAEQRYLQLKVFVTREHQSSRSLREVLNEVSEIQNIQFVNKGPCYAIYGLENLRWMSAFLLVASVVFLAFLIISNHVFIKTDKKSSEPKTATSVVDILLICSFALALISSTLVATMWRWKRLREEIPSFSEKESKAMKSIEANRGFDQHEIHYGARPNFKDIFSQFANESNVGVFVCGPETMKESVATTCQLRSKAFQNEGQDHKPFFSFHSLNFTL is encoded by the exons ATGACTAAAATTTCCCCTCTCTTACTTAAATTGCTACTTTTCTTGATATTTGCTGGATGGGTATCTCTTTGGCTTCTTAAACCCACACAGCTATGGACTAAAAGTTGGAAGTTGGCAGAAAAAAAGACAGCAAACTCATTCTTAACCCAATCTG GTCTCAATCTTGCTGTCTACACCTTCCCTGTTATTGCTATAGCTATAGTTGGTTTTGTTTACTTGGAACTGAAAAAGAAGGAACCAACCAGCAG GAAAGGAAGATCTTCCCTATCTGTTCTCTCCAATCCACTAGTTGTGAATAAGTACATAGGTATTCTGTCTGGTTTTGAAATCCTTGTTGTATCTCTATTCGTCATCTTTCTAGCATGGACATTCTACGCTCGTATCTCCAATGACTTCAAGAAGATGGTACCAATGAAGTCATTTACTTTGTCTGT ATGGCAGTACAAATTATTTAGAGTGGCAACTAGGTGTGGTTTATTAGCAGAAGCTTGCTTagctcttcttctttttcccatCTTGAGGGGGATGTCGATATTTCAATTACTTGGCATCCAATTTGAATCTTCCGTGAGATATCACGTTTGTCTTGGGACCGCAATGATATTATTTGCTACATTACATGGTGGAGGTACTTTACTAATCTGGGGTATCAAACATAGCATTGGAGATGAG ATGTGGAAATGGCAAAAGACAGGGCGTATTTATCTTGCCGGGGAGATCACTCTTCTTACAGGATTGGTCATCTGGATCACATCACTTCCACAGATCAGAAGGAAACGATTTGAGATCTTCTATTACACACATCACTTGTATAtagttttcttaatatttttcctGTTTCATGCTGGAGATCGCCATTTCTACATGGTTTTCCCTGGCGTCTTTTTGTTTTGCCTTGACAAGATACTCCGAATGATTCAGTCGAGGCCAGAAACGTATGTTCTTTCTGCTCGAATCTTTCCTTCCAGAGTCATCGAGTTAACTCTGCCAAAAGATCCAA GGTTGAAGTATACACCAACAAGCGTAATTTTTCTCAAGATTCCAATGATTTCAAGTTTTCAATGGCATCCTTTTAGCATAACGTCTAGCTCCAACGTTGATCAACACACTATGTCTATTTTGATCAAAGCTGAGGGGTGGTGGACAAGCACTCTCTGTAATATGCTACATTCAAAGCCTGATTCAGAAGCTGGTCAAATGAGGTTCATTCAAGTAGCGACAGAAGGCCCTTATGGGCCTTCATCGATAGACTTTCTGAG ATACGATAGTCTACTTCTAGTTGCTGGTGGGATTGGGGTTACGCCATTTTTGAGCATTCTGCAAGAAATAGCCTCTACAAGAAGTAACAAAAATGTATTACCTTTGAAAATACAGCTTGTCTACACCATAAAAGATTCCCAAGGCATCTGCTTGTTAGATCCAGTTCTACCACATGTTTTCAATGCAGAACAGCGTTATCTACAATTGAAAGTGTTTGTGACACGTGAACATCAATCCAGTAGATCCCTGCGAGAAGTGCTTAACGAGGTCTCTGAAATACAGAATATTCAGTTCGTCAACAAGGGTCCCTGTTATGCAATATATGGGCTTGAGAACTTACGATGGATGTCCGCCTTCCTTTTGGTGGCGTCTGTTGTTTTTCTAGCATTCCTTATCATCTCGAACCATGTTTTCATCAAGACTGATAAAAAGTCATCTGAACCGAAAACTGCAACTTCAGTAGTGGACATTCTTCTCATATGCTCGTTTGCATTAGCGCTAATATCCAGCACTTTGGTGGCTACCATGTGGAGATGGAAGAGGCTAAGAGAAGAAATCCCATCATTTTctgaaaaagaaagtaaagcaATGAAATCAATAGAAGCGAACAGAGGTTTTGATCAACACGAAATCCATTATGGAGCAAGACCAAACTTTAAAG ATATCTTTTCCCAGTTTGCTAATGAATCCAATGTTGGCGTCTTCGTTTGTGGGCCTGAGACGATGAAAGAATCTGTAGCTACAACTTGCCAGCTACGTTCTAAGGCTTTCCAAAATGAGGGACAAGATCATAAACCATTTTTCAGCTTTCACTCGTTAAATTTCACTCTCTAA